From Toxorhynchites rutilus septentrionalis strain SRP chromosome 2, ASM2978413v1, whole genome shotgun sequence, a single genomic window includes:
- the LOC129771067 gene encoding uncharacterized protein LOC129771067 produces the protein MLYSQMQSNPLHMHARARFSGIRIVPAKAPSLYQECVKVFVAELARSEQQDQQVAEMNFLPAKLLANIFEEMCEYPALSGVLRKLLCDPVLFMRVFTNQSLYVVGKCLRHASSSSGKPIVPELTKNYCDMVRDEPLDSSSSAFMSRIQGALKLGSFVYEAGWAASSVKVLKVVQSMISSVEDKQLRAKLELDCIQRLLRAEASSVISKAGKTCDILLSLTTTVEDTNVLIKSYLQVAYYQYRARQYEQCHEWTLKTMNLITSSTPIDDIIEVLQLEALFCFNKQRYDLGNMLISQAIQRARSHYGTYHRGYAAVLQNYGLCLIKMNATSAAIPALMEALDVTVRHLGSQTPHVPMIESYIAYGLFRRSQSTGRFDMALDHIDRAIAATGQMMLSGAKQTLDYLNAVRDLIRKGCDSARTATKECKPAKADSYDQFTFSEIREKYFELNESFEKEITA, from the coding sequence ATGTTGTATTCGCAAATGCAGTCTAACCCGCTCCACATGCATGCCCGGGCCCGCTTCAGTGGCATTCGTATCGTTCCGGCGAAGGCCCCGTCCTTGTATCAAGAGTGCGTGAAAGTGTTTGTGGCAGAGTTGGCTCGCTCGGAACAACAAGATCAACAAGTTGCGGAAATGAATTTCCTTCCGGCGAAGTTGTTGGCCAACATATTCGAAGAAATGTGCGAATATCCAGCTCTATCGGGTGTGCTCCGAAAGCTACTTTGTGATCCGGTTCTGTTCATGAGGGTCTTCACCAACCAGAGTCTGTACGTGGTGGGCAAATGCCTCCGCCATGCATCTTCTTCTTCCGGGAAACCAATTGTACCGGAACTTACCAAAAACTACTGTGATATGGTGCGCGACGAGCCGCTTGATTCGAGTTCATCGGCCTTCATGAGTCGCATTCAGGGAGCTTTAAAACTGGGCAGCTTCGTGTACGAAGCCGGCTGGGCCGCAAGTAGTGTTAAAGTGCTGAAAGTGGTGCAAAGCATGATCTCTTCTGTTGAGGATAAACAGCTTCGCGCCAAACTCGAACTGGATTGCATTCAGCGATTGCTTCGTGCTGAGGCAAGCTCTGTGATATCGAAGGCCGGCAAAACCTGCGACATTTTACTTTCGCTGACAACCACCGTCGAGGACACCAACGTCCTCATCAAATCGTATCTGCAGGTGGCCTATTACCAGTACCGTGCCAGACAGTACGAGCAGTGCCACGAATGGACGCTGAAAACGATGAATCTCATCACAAGCTCAACGCCGATCGATGACATCATTGAGGTGCTCCAACTGGAGGCATTATTCTGTTTCAACAAACAGCGCTATGACCTCGGCAATATGCTAATCAGTCAGGCTATTCAACGTGCTCGTTCACACTATGGAACCTACCATCGGGGCTATGCCGCCGTCCTTCAGAACTACGGGCTGTGCCTGATCAAAATGAACGCTACCTCGGCGGCTATCCCAGCGCTCATGGAAGCGCTAGACGTCACCGTTAGACACCTAGGATCTCAAACCCCCCACGTGCCAATGATCGAGTCGTACATCGCGTACGGGTTGTTCCGACGGTCCCAATCCACCGGTCGGTTTGATATGGCTCTAGACCACATTGACAGAGCGATCGCTGCTACGGGACAAATGATGCTATCCGGCGCCAAACAGACGCTCGACTATCTCAACGCCGTTCGCGATCTGATTCGCAAGGGATGCGACAGTGCCCGGACCGCAACCAAAGAGTGCAAACCCGCCAAAGCGGACAGCTACGACCAGTTCACGTTTTCCGAAATTCGGGAGAAGTACTTCGAGCTGAACGAATCGTTTGAGAAAGAGATAACAGCCTGA